A genomic region of Platichthys flesus chromosome 4, fPlaFle2.1, whole genome shotgun sequence contains the following coding sequences:
- the ets1 gene encoding protein C-ets-1 isoform X2 yields MIMTAAVDMKPTLTIIKAEKMDDPECGDVPLLTPGSKEMMSQALKATFSGFTKEQQRLGIPKDPRLWTENHVAEWLTWTVNEFSLKNVDFEKFCMNGDSLCAMGKERFLDLAPDFVGDILWEHLEMLQKEDTKHYPINGLTSNFQESRYTSDYFVSYGVEHAQCVPPSEYSEPGFITESYQTLHPISSEELLTLKYESEYPAVILRDTPLNPLQGDYFNVKQEVVSPDNMCVGRLSRGKLGGQDSFESIESFESCDRLTQSWSSQSSFSSLQRVPSYDSFDSEDYPTALHGHKPKGTFKDYVRERTDLSKDKPVIPAAALAGYTGSGPIQLWQFLLELLTDKSCQSFISWTGDGWEFKLSDPDEVARRWGKRKNKPKMNYEKLSRGLRYYYDKNIIHKTSGKRYVYRFVCDLKSLLGYTPEELHAMLDVKPDTDE; encoded by the exons ATCCAGAGTGCGGAGATGTCCCCCTGCTGACACCAGGAAGTAAAGAGATGATGTCCCAGGCTCTGAAGGCCACCTTCAGTGGCTTTACAAAGGAACAGCAGCGGCTGGGTATTCCCAAGG ATCCCAGACTGTGGACAGAAAACCACGTGGCTGAGTGGTTAACATGGACCGTGAACGAGTTCAGCCTGAAGAACGTTGACTTTGAGAAATTCTGTATGAACGGAGACAGCTTGTGTGCGATGGGGAAGGAGCGCTTCCTTGACTTAGCACCTGACTTTGTGGGGGACATCCTTTGGGAACATTTAGAAATGCTTCAAAAAG AGGATACAAAGCATTATCCCATCAATGGATTGACCTCCAACTTCCAGGAATCCCGTTATACCTCAGACTACTTTGTCA GCTACGGTGTTGAGCATGCTCAGTGTGTCCCTCCTTCTGAATACTCAGAGCCCGGCTTCATCACCGAGTCCTACCAGACGCTTCATCCCATCAGCTCGGAGGAACTGCTCACGCTCAAGTATGAGAGTGAATACCCTGCTGTCATCCTGCGGGACACGCCCCTCAACCCGCTGCAGGGGGACTACTTCAACGTCAAGCAGGAGGTAGTGTCCCCCGACAACATGTGTGTGGGACGCCTCAGCAGAG GTAAGCTTGGCGGCCAGGATTCCTTCGAGAGCATCGAGAGCTTCGAGAGCTGTGACCGACTGACCCAGTCGTGGAGCAGCCAATCCTCGTTCAGCAGCCTGCAGCGGGTGCCCTCTTACGACAGCTTCGACTCAGAAGACTACCCCACTGCCTTGCACGGTCACAAGCCCAAGGGCACCTTCAAAGACTACGTGAGGGAGCGCACAGACCTCAGCAAGGATAAACCCGTCATCCCTGCAGCGGCGCTGGCAGGATACACAG GCAGTGGCCCCATCCAGCTGTGGCAGTTCCTTCTAGAGCTGCTGACCGACAAGTCTTGCCAGTCCTTCATCAGCTGGACAGGCGACGGCTGGGAGTTCAAGCTCTCTGACCCAGATGAG GTTGCGCGGAGGTGGGgcaagaggaaaaacaagccCAAAATGAACTATGAGAAGCTGAGCCGTGGCCTGCGCTACTACTACGACAAGAACATCATCCATAAGACATCGGGGAAGCGCTACGTCTACCGCTTTGTCTGTGACTTAAAAAGCCTGCTGGGGTACACTCCCGAGGAGCTGCACGCAATGTTGGACGTAAAGCCCGATACAGACgagtga
- the ets1 gene encoding protein C-ets-1 isoform X3, which yields MMSQALKATFSGFTKEQQRLGIPKDPRLWTENHVAEWLTWTVNEFSLKNVDFEKFCMNGDSLCAMGKERFLDLAPDFVGDILWEHLEMLQKEDTKHYPINGLTSNFQESRYTSDYFVSYGVEHAQCVPPSEYSEPGFITESYQTLHPISSEELLTLKYESEYPAVILRDTPLNPLQGDYFNVKQEVVSPDNMCVGRLSRGKLGGQDSFESIESFESCDRLTQSWSSQSSFSSLQRVPSYDSFDSEDYPTALHGHKPKGTFKDYVRERTDLSKDKPVIPAAALAGYTGSGPIQLWQFLLELLTDKSCQSFISWTGDGWEFKLSDPDEVARRWGKRKNKPKMNYEKLSRGLRYYYDKNIIHKTSGKRYVYRFVCDLKSLLGYTPEELHAMLDVKPDTDE from the exons ATGATGTCCCAGGCTCTGAAGGCCACCTTCAGTGGCTTTACAAAGGAACAGCAGCGGCTGGGTATTCCCAAGG ATCCCAGACTGTGGACAGAAAACCACGTGGCTGAGTGGTTAACATGGACCGTGAACGAGTTCAGCCTGAAGAACGTTGACTTTGAGAAATTCTGTATGAACGGAGACAGCTTGTGTGCGATGGGGAAGGAGCGCTTCCTTGACTTAGCACCTGACTTTGTGGGGGACATCCTTTGGGAACATTTAGAAATGCTTCAAAAAG AGGATACAAAGCATTATCCCATCAATGGATTGACCTCCAACTTCCAGGAATCCCGTTATACCTCAGACTACTTTGTCA GCTACGGTGTTGAGCATGCTCAGTGTGTCCCTCCTTCTGAATACTCAGAGCCCGGCTTCATCACCGAGTCCTACCAGACGCTTCATCCCATCAGCTCGGAGGAACTGCTCACGCTCAAGTATGAGAGTGAATACCCTGCTGTCATCCTGCGGGACACGCCCCTCAACCCGCTGCAGGGGGACTACTTCAACGTCAAGCAGGAGGTAGTGTCCCCCGACAACATGTGTGTGGGACGCCTCAGCAGAG GTAAGCTTGGCGGCCAGGATTCCTTCGAGAGCATCGAGAGCTTCGAGAGCTGTGACCGACTGACCCAGTCGTGGAGCAGCCAATCCTCGTTCAGCAGCCTGCAGCGGGTGCCCTCTTACGACAGCTTCGACTCAGAAGACTACCCCACTGCCTTGCACGGTCACAAGCCCAAGGGCACCTTCAAAGACTACGTGAGGGAGCGCACAGACCTCAGCAAGGATAAACCCGTCATCCCTGCAGCGGCGCTGGCAGGATACACAG GCAGTGGCCCCATCCAGCTGTGGCAGTTCCTTCTAGAGCTGCTGACCGACAAGTCTTGCCAGTCCTTCATCAGCTGGACAGGCGACGGCTGGGAGTTCAAGCTCTCTGACCCAGATGAG GTTGCGCGGAGGTGGGgcaagaggaaaaacaagccCAAAATGAACTATGAGAAGCTGAGCCGTGGCCTGCGCTACTACTACGACAAGAACATCATCCATAAGACATCGGGGAAGCGCTACGTCTACCGCTTTGTCTGTGACTTAAAAAGCCTGCTGGGGTACACTCCCGAGGAGCTGCACGCAATGTTGGACGTAAAGCCCGATACAGACgagtga